Genomic DNA from uncultured Desulfosarcina sp.:
ATTGACCGAGCATCTTTTTTTCAGCGGTTCTGGAAAGGAACCCGTCAGCTGTCCGTCAGGAACACCAACAGGCTAATTTCAAACAGAAATATTATAAAGATCACGGGAATGGTCTGCTTCGAATAAATCGAAAACGAAGCGCTTTTTACACGTCATCCGAGAAGTTGTCAACGCTTATTTTTGCCTTTAACCCGAATTTTGAAAAAATGCTTTTTTCCGGCCCGCAGCGTGATCTGCATCTCCTCAATATCCCGGGCGGTTACCATCTCATCAAAACGTTCGAGCCTCCGGCCGTTAACGTACCCACCACCCTGTTGAATCAGCCGTCTGGCCGCTCCGGAGGATTCGGCGAGTCCCACACGATGAAACAGCTTGAAACAGGGAATTCCTGCTTCGATTTCCGCAATAGATATTTCCGTCTGGGGAACCGTTTCGTCATCGGAAGTCTCGGACTCCCTGGGAATCTTGCTGGAGGGCAGCAAATCACGGGAGATCTGCCTGGCACCAAACATGGAAATCGCAGAGCAATAGGCCTTCATAGCCTCGTCTTCCCCATGAGCCAGACGCGTGGCTTCAAAGGCCAGGATGGATTTGGCGGCATTGAGATTCGCCCCTTCAAGAGCGGCAACGGACCGAATTTCCTCCATGGGCAAAAAGGTGAACAAAGCCAGGAACCGGGCCACATCCCTGTCATCGGTATTGACCCAGAATTGGAAATAATCGTAAGGCGGCGTACGTTCAGGATCGAGCCAGACGGCACCCGCCGCGGTTTTTCCCATCTTGGCGCCGCTTGCGGTGGTAATCAGCGGAAAAGTGATGCCGAAGGCATTTTTGCCCTCGACCCGTCGAATCAGATCGATGCCGGCAACAATATTTCCCCACTGGTCGCTGCCCCCCATCTGCAAGCAACAGTTATAGCGCTTGCGCAATTCAAGGAAATCGTAAGCCTGCAGAACCATGTAATTGAACTCGATAAAGCTCAGCCCATCCTCCGAATCCAATCGCATTTTGTAGCTTTCGGCGCGGATCATCCGGTTGACCGAAAAATGCCTGCCGATATCTCTTAAAAAAGGAATATACGCCAGTTGGGTCAACCAGTCTGCGTTGTTGACCATGATGGCCTTTTCATCGGCAAAATCGATGAACCGGGCCAATTGCGATTTGAGCCCCAATACGTTCTGGGCGACATCGTCTTCGGTCAGCAGCTTGCGCATTTCCGTTTTGCCGCTAGGGTCTCCGACCAGCCCGGTACCTCCGCCAACCAGGGCGATGGGACGATGCCCATTTCGCTGCATGTGAGCCAGCGACATAATCGGGACCAAACTGCCTACATGGAGGCTGGAAGCCGTCGGATCGAAACCGATATAACAGCTTACCGGACCTGCGTTCACATAATCGATCAACTCCTGATCATGCGTTGTCTGTTCAATAAATCCGCGTTCCTTTAGAACGTCGATCACATTCGGCATCTTCCACTCAACCTTTCAGATGATGTCACCAATTTTCCTTCTACACATAAACAATCGGCAGGTGTCGCCTGCCGACTATTTGTTGGCATACTCTACCGCACGGGTTTCACGGATCACCGTTACTTTGATCTGGCCTGGAAAGGTCAACGACTCTTCAATTTTTTTGGCGATGTCCCTGCTAAGCAGAACCGACTCTTCATCCGAC
This window encodes:
- the tyrS gene encoding tyrosine--tRNA ligase — encoded protein: MPNVIDVLKERGFIEQTTHDQELIDYVNAGPVSCYIGFDPTASSLHVGSLVPIMSLAHMQRNGHRPIALVGGGTGLVGDPSGKTEMRKLLTEDDVAQNVLGLKSQLARFIDFADEKAIMVNNADWLTQLAYIPFLRDIGRHFSVNRMIRAESYKMRLDSEDGLSFIEFNYMVLQAYDFLELRKRYNCCLQMGGSDQWGNIVAGIDLIRRVEGKNAFGITFPLITTASGAKMGKTAAGAVWLDPERTPPYDYFQFWVNTDDRDVARFLALFTFLPMEEIRSVAALEGANLNAAKSILAFEATRLAHGEDEAMKAYCSAISMFGARQISRDLLPSSKIPRESETSDDETVPQTEISIAEIEAGIPCFKLFHRVGLAESSGAARRLIQQGGGYVNGRRLERFDEMVTARDIEEMQITLRAGKKHFFKIRVKGKNKR